The following proteins are co-located in the Serinus canaria isolate serCan28SL12 chromosome 17, serCan2020, whole genome shotgun sequence genome:
- the SPTAN1 gene encoding spectrin alpha chain, non-erythrocytic 1 isoform X5 has protein sequence MLSSFRKVKVQKMDPSGVKVLETAEDIQERRQQVLDRYHRFKELSSLRRQKLEDSYRFQFFQRDADELEKWIQEKLQIASDENYKDPSNLQGKLQKHQAFEAEVQANSGAIIKLDETGNQMINEGHFASETIRTRLQELHRLWELLMEKMREKGVKLLQAQKLVQYLRECEDVLDWINDKEAIVTSEELGQDLEHVEVLQKKFEEFQTDLAAHEERVNEVNQFAGKLIQETHPEEELIKSKQDEVNASWQRLKGLALQRQGKLFGAAEVQRFNRDVDETISWIKEKGQLMASDDFGRDLASVQALLRKHEGLERDLAALEDKVKALCAEADRLQQSHPINASQIQVKREELIANWEQIRTLAAERHARLNDSYRLQRFLADFRDLTSWVTEMKALINADELANDVAGAEALLDRHQEHKGEIDAHEDSFKSADESGQALLSAGHYASDEVKEKLTILSDERSALLELWELRRQQYEQCMDLQLFYRDTEQVDNWMSKQEAFLLNEDLGDSLDSVEALLKKHEDFEKSLSAQEEKITALDEFATKLIQNNHYAMDDVATRRDALLSRRNALHERAMRRRAQLADSFHLQQFFRDSDELKSWVNEKMKTATDEAYKDPSNLQGKVQKHQAFEAELSANQSRIDALEKAGQKLIDVKHYASDEVAARMNEVISLWKKLLEATELKGIKLREANQQQQFNRNVEDIELWLYEVEGHLASDDYGKDLTNVQNLQKKHALLEADVAAHQDRIDGITIQARQFQEAGHFDADNIKKKQEALVARYEALKDPMVARKQKLADSLRLQQLFRDIEDEETWIREKEPIAASTNRGKDLIGVQNLLKKHQALQAEIAGHEPRIKAVTQKGNAMVEEGHFAAEDVKIKLNELNQKWDSLKAKASQRRQDLEDSLQAQQYFADANEAESWMREKEPIVGSTDYGKDEDSAEALLKKHEALMSDLSAYGSSIQALREQAQSCRQQVAPTDDETGKELVLALYDYQEKSPREVTMKKGDILTLLNSTNKDWWKVEVNDRQGFVPAAYVKKLDPAQSASRENLLEEQGSIALRQEQIDNQTLITKEVGSVSLRMKQVEELYHSLLELGEKRKGMLEKSCKKFMLFREANELQQWINEKEAALTSEEVGADLEQVEVLQKKFDDFQKDLKANESRLKDINKVAKDLESEGLMADEVQAVQQQEVYGMMPRDETDSKTASPWKSARLMVHTVATFNSIKELNERWRSLQQLAEERSQLLGSAHEVQRFHRDADETKEWIEEKNQALNTDNYGHDLASVQALQRKHEGFERDLAALGDKVNSLGETAQRLIQSHPESAEDLQEKCTELNQAWNSLGKRADQRKEKLGDSHDLQRFLSDFRDLMSWINGIRGLVSSDELAKDVTGAEALLERHQEHRTEIDARAGTFQAFEQFGQQLLAHGHYASPEIKEKLDILDQERTDLEKAWVQRRMMLDQCLELQLFHRDCEQAENWMAAREAFLNTEDKGDSLDSVEALIKKHEDFDKAINVQEEKIAVLQSFADQLIAADHYAKGVIANRRNEVLDRWLRLKAQMIEKRSKLGESQTLQQFSRDVDEIEAWISEKLQTASDESYKDPTNIQSKHQKHQAFEAELHANADRIRGVIDMGNSLIERGACAGSEDAVKARLAALADQWQFLVQKSAEKSQKLKEANKQQNFNTGIKDFDFWLSEVEALLASEDYGKDLASVNNLLKKHQLLEADISAHEDRLKDLNSQADSLMTSSAFDTSQVKDKRETINGRFQRIKGMASARRAKLNESHRLHQFFRDMDDEESWIKEKKLLVSSEDYGRDLTGVQNLRKKHKRLEAELAAHEPAIQGVLDTGKKLSDDNTIGKEEIQQRLAQFVDHWKELKQLAAARGQRLEESLEYQQFVANVEEEEAWINEKMTLVASEDYGDTLAAIQGLLKKHEAFETDFTVHKDRVNDVCANGEDLIKKNNHHEANITAKMKGLRGKVSDLEKAAAQRKAKLDENSAFLQFNWKADVVESWIGEKENSLKTDDYGRDLSSVQTLLTKQETFDAGLQAFQQEGIANITALKDQLLAAKHIQSKAIEARHASLMKRWNQLLANSATRKKKLLEAQEHFRKVEDLFLTFAKKASAFNSWFENAEEDLTDPVRCNSLEEIKALREAHDAFRSSLSSAQADFNQLAELDRQIKSFRVASNPYTWFTMEALEETWRNLQKIIKERELELQKEQRRQEENDKLRQEFAQHANAFHQWIQETRTYLLDGIAYRRVIRVYQYEVGDDLSGRSCMVEESGTLESQLEATKRKHQEIRAMRSQLKKIEDLGAAMEEALILDNKYTEHSTVGLAQQWDQLDQLGMRMQHNLEQQIQARNTTGVTEEALKEFSMMFKHFDKDKSGRLNHQEFKSCLRSLGYDLPMVEEGEPDPEFESILDTVDPNRDGHVSLQEYMAFMISRETENVKSSEEIESAFRALSSEGKPYVTKEELYQNLTREQADYCISHMKPYMDGKGRELPSAYDYIEFTRSLFVN, from the exons ATGTTGTCATCGTTTCGTAAAGTCAAAGTCCAG aaaatggaCCCGAGTGGTGTAAAAGTGCTGGAAACAGCAGAAGATATCCAAGAGAGGCGTCAGCAAGTTTTGGACCGTTACCACAGGTTCAAGGAACTCTCTTCTCTAAGGCGCCAAAAGCTTGAAGATTCCTATCGATTCCAGTTTTTCCAGCGTGATGCAGACGAGCTTGAAAAATGGATCCAAGAGAAACTGCAGATTGCATCTGATGAAAATTACAAAGACCCAAGCAATTTGCAG gGGAAGCTGCAGAAGCACCAAGCCTTTGAAGCTGAGGTGCAGGCCAATTCAGGAGCCATCATTAAACTGGATGAGACTGGAAATCAGATGATTAATGAAGGCCATTTTGCATCTGAAACCATAAGA ACTcgactgcaggagctgcaccgACTATGGGAATTACTGATGGAAAAGATGAGAGAGAAGGGAGTGAAATTATTGCAAGCACAGAAGTTGGTGCAATATTTACGGGAATGTGAAGATGTCTTGGACTGGATCAATGACAAG GAAGCAATAGTGACATCAGAAGAGCTTGGACAGGACTTAGAGCATGTTGAAGTTTTGCAAAAGAAGTTTGAAGAGTTCCAGACAGACCTTGCAGCTCATGAAGAAAGAGTAAATGAAGTGAACCAGTTTGCTGGCAAACTTATCCAG GAAACACATCCTGAAGAGGAACTGATAAAGTCCAAACAAGATGAAGTAAATGCAAGCTGGCAGCGTCTTAAGGGACTTGCCCTTCAGAGGCAAGGAAAACTCTTTGGGGCAGCTGAAGTTCAGCGTTTCAACAG gGATGTGGATGAAACAATCAGCTGGATTAAGGAGAAAGGGCAGTTGATGGCCTCAGATGATTTTGGCAGAGATTTAGCCAGTGTGCAGGCATTACTGCGCAAGCACGAAGGCCTGGAAAGAgacctggcagctctggaagaTAAG GTGAAGGCCCTCTGTGCAGAAGCTGACCGTTTGCAGCAGTCTCACCCAATAAATGCTTCCCAAATCCAAGTGAAACGGGAGGAGCTCATTGCCAACTGGGAGCAGATCCGGACgctggcagcagagaggcaCGCTCGCCTCAACGACTCCTACAG GCTGCAGCGCTTTCTCGCAGACTTCCGAGACCTCACCAGCTGGGTGACTGAGATGAAGGCTCTGATAAATGCTGATGAACTTGCCAATGATGTGGCTGGGGCAGAAGCCCTTCTAGACAGACATCAGGAACATAAG GGGGAAATTGATGCCCATGAAGACAGCTTCAAATCTGCTGATGAGTCAGGCCAggctttgctctctgctgggcACTATGCTTCTGATGAAGTTAAAGAAAAG CTGACCATCCTCTCAGATGAAAGGTCTGCCTTGCTGGAACTGTGGGAGCTCCGCAGACAGCAGTATGAGCAGTGCATGGACCTGCAGCTTTTCTACAGAGACACTGAACAAGTTGACAACTGGATGAGCAAACAAGAA GCATTTCTGCTGAATGAAGACCTTGGTGATTCTCTGGACAGTGTGGAGGCTCTTCTAAAGAAGCATGAAGACTTTGAGAAATCCCTAAGTGCCCAAGAGGAGAAAATCACA GCATTAGATGAGTTTGCTACTAAGTTGATTCAGAATAACCACTATGCCATGGATGATGTTGCTACACGCAGAGATGCT ctgctgagcCGCCGAAATGCCCTTCACGAAAGAGCCATGCGCCGCCGTGCTCAGCTGGCAGATTCTTTCCATCTGCAGCAGTTTTTCCGAGATTCTGATGAGCTCAAGAGCTGGGTtaatgaaaagatgaaaactgCAACTGATGAGGCCTATAAG GATCCATCGAACTTGCAAGGTAAAGTTCAGAAACACCAGGCTTTTgaagcagagctctctgctaACCAGAGCCGTATCGATGCCCTGGAGAAAGCTGGCCAGAAGCTCATTGATGTCAAGCACTACGCGTCCGATGAGGTGGCAGCTCGCATGAATGAAGTCATCAGCTTGTGGAAGAAGCTTCTGGAGGCCACTGAGCTCAAAG GTATAAAACTGCGAGAAGCcaatcagcagcagcagttcaaTCGCAATGTGGAGGACATTGAGCTCTGGCTCTATGAAGTAGAAGGACACTTGGCTTCTGATGATTATGGAAAAGATCTTACTAACGTTCAGAATCTTCAGAAGAAACATGCACTGCTAGAGGCAGATGTTGCTGCCCATCAg GATCGGATAGATGGTATTACCATCCAGGCACGCCAGTTCCAGGAGGCTGGGCACTTTGATGCTGACAATATCAAGAAGAAACAAGAAGCTTTAGTGGCTCGTTATGAAGCTCTGAAGGACCCCATGGTAGCTCGCAAGCAGAAACTCGCAGATTCTCTTcgcctgcagcagcttttccgTGACATCGAGGATGAGGAGACCTGGATTAGGGAAAAAGAACCTATTGCAGCTTCAACAAACCGAG gCAAGGACTTAATTGGTGTCCAGAATCTGTTAAAGAAGCACCAGGCTTTGCAGGCAGAAATTGCAGGCCATGAGCCTCGCATTAAAGCCGTCACACAGAAGGGAAATGCTATGGTGGAAGAAG GACACTTTGCAGCTGAGGATGTGAAAATCAAACTGAACGAGCTAAACCAGAAGTGGGACTCTCTGAAAGCCAAAGCATCTCAGCGTCGGCAGGACCTGGAGGATTCCCTGCAGGCTCAGCAGTACTTTGCTGATGCTAATGAGGCTGAATCCTGGATGAGGGAAAAGGAGCCCATTGTAGGCAGTACTGACTATGGGAAAGATGAAGACTCTGCTGAG GCTCTTCTGAAGAAACATGAAGCTTTGATGTCTGATCTCTCCGCTTATGGCAGCAGCATCCAGGCATTGAGGGAACAGGCCCAGTCATGCAGG caacaAGTTGCTCCCACAGATGATGAAACTGGAAAAGAGCTTGTTCTGGCACTCTATGATTACCAGGAGAAGAGTCCCCGGGAGGTGACAATGAAGAAGGGAGATATCCTCACCTTACTCAACAGCACCAACAAG GACTGGTGGAAGGTGGAAGTCAATGACCGTCAGGGATTTGTACCTGCAGCCTATGTGAAGAAGCTGGATCCTGCCCAGTCTGCATCGCGAGAGAAcctcctggaggagcagggcagcatcGCGCTGCGGCAGGAGCAAATCGACAACCA GACTCTCATTACTAAGGAGGTCGGCAGTGTATCTCTGCGTATGAAACAGGTCGAAGAACT GTATCACTCTCTCCTGGAACTGGGAGAAAAACGTAAAGGCATGTTGGAAAAAAGCTGCAAGAAGTTCATGCTTTTCCGTGAAGCCAATGAGCTCCAGCAGTGGATCAATGAGAAGGAAGCAGCACTCACCAGTGAGGAAGTGGGTGCTGATCTGGAGCAGGTGGAGGTTCTGCAGAAGAAATTTGATGATTTTCAGAAG GATCTCAAAGCCAATGAATCACGCCTGAAGGATATAAATAAGGTTGCCAAGGACCTGGAGTCAGAAGGGCTGATGGCAGATGAAGTACAAGCAGTACAGCAACAG GAAGTCTATGGGATGATGCCCAGG GATGAAACTGATTCTAAGACAGCCTCTCCTTGGAAG TCTGCACGTTTGATGGTACACACCGTGGCAACCTTCAACTCAATCAAG GAGCTGAATGAGCGCTGGagatccctgcagcagctggcagaggagaggagccagTTGTTGGGCAGTGCCCACGAGGTCCAGAGGTTCCACAG AGATGCTGATGAAACCAAAGAATGGATAGAGGAGAAGAATCAAGCATTAAATACAGACAACTATGGGCATGACCTGGCCAGTGTTCAGGCTCTGCAGCGCAAACATGAAGGCTTTGAGAGAGacttggcagctctgggagacAAG GTGAATTCTCTTGGTGAAACTGCCCAGCGCCTAATCCAGTCACATCCAGAATCTGCTGAAGATCTCCAAGAAAAATGCACTGAGCTCAATCAGGCTTGGAATAGTCTGGGAAAACGTGCTGACCAGCGCAAGGAGAAGCTGGGAGATTCTCATGACCTGCAGCGTTTCCTCAGTGACTTCAG GGACCTCATGTCTTGGATCAATGGGATCCGGGGCCTGGTCTCCTCAGATGAACTCGCAAAGGATGTGACTGGAGCTGAAGCTCTATTGGAAAGACACCAG GAGCACCGCACGGAAATAGATGCAAGAGCTGGCACTTTCCAGGCTTTTGAACAGTTTGGACAACAACTTCTTGCCCATGGACATTATGCCAGCCCAGAGATCAAGGAGAAACTGGATATTCTGGACCAAGAACGGACAGACCTGGAGAAGGCCTGGGTCCAGCGCAGAATGATGCTGGACCAGTGCCTGGAACTACAG ctgtTTCATCGGGACTGTGAGCAAGCTGAAAACTGGATGGCTGCCCGGGAGGCTTTCTTAAATACAGAGGATAAAGGAGACTCCTTGGACAGTGTGGAGGCACTCATCAAGAAACATGAAGATTTTGATAAAGCAATCAATGTCCAG gaagagaaaattgCAGTCCTGCAGTCCTTTGCTGACCAGCTGATTGCTGCAGATCATTACGCCAAGGGCGTCATCGCCAACAGACGTAACGAGGTCCTGGACag GTGGCTTCGTCTGAAAGCCCAAATGATTGAGAAGAGATCAAAACTGGGAGAGTCTCAGACCCTGCAGCAGTTCAGCCGTGATGTGGATGAAATAGAAGCCTGGATCAGTGAAAAGCTTCAGACTGCAAGTGATGAGTCCTATAAGGATCCCACAAATATCCAG AGCAAGCACCAGAAGCACCAGGCTTTTGAAGCTGAGCTCCACGCCAACGCCGACCGCATCCGCGGTGTCATCGACATGGGCAACTCCCTCATCGAGAGGGGCGCGTGCGCCGGCAGCGAGGACGCCGTCAAG gcacgcctggctgccctggctgacCAGTGGCAATTCCTGGTACAGAAATCAGCAGAGAAGAGTCAGAAACTGAAAGAAGCTAATAAGCAACAGAATTTCAATACTGGCATCAAGGACTTCGACTTTTGGCTTTCAGAG GTGGAGGCATTGTTGGCATCTGAAGACTATGGGAAGGACTTGGCATCTGTTAACAACCTTCTGAAAAAACACCAGTTACTGGAAGCTGATATATCTGCTCATGAG GACCGCCTGAAGGACCTGAACAGCCAGGCTGACAGTCTGATGACCAGCAGTGCCTTTGACACGTCCCAGGTGAAGGACAAACGCGAGACCATCAACGGGCGCTTCCAGCGCATCAAGGGCATGGCCAGCGCCCGCCGCGCCAAGCTCAACGAGAGCCACCGCCTGCACCAGTTCTTCCGTGACATGGACGATGAGGAGTCCTGGATCAA AGAGAAGAAACTGTTGGTTAGCTCAGAGGACTATGGCAGAGACCTGACTGGTGTGCAGAACCTGAGGAAGAAACACAAGCGCTTGGAAGCAGAATTAGCTGCCCACGAACCTGCTATCCAG GGTGTCCTGGACACGGGTAAGAAGCTTTCAGATGACAACACAATTGGAAAGGAGGAGATACAGCAGAGACTGGCTCAGTTTGTGGATCACTGGAAAGAGTTAAAACAGCTGGCAGCTGCAAG GGGCCAGCGTCTGGAGGAGTCCTTGGAGTATCAGCAGTTTGTAGCAAATGTTGAGGAAGAAGAAGCCTGGATCAATGAGAAAATGACACTGGTAGCCAGCGAGGATTATGGGGACACACTTGCTGCTATCCAG GGCTTGCTGAAGAAGCATGAGGCATTTGAGACTGATTTTACTGTCCACAAGGACAGAGTGAATGATGTCTGTGCTAATGGAGAGGATCTTATTAAAAAG AACAATCACCATGAGGCAAACATCACTGCCAAGATGAAGGGGCTCAGAGGCAAGGTGTCAGAtctggagaaagcagcagctcagaggaaaGCCAAATTGGATGAGAACTCAGCCTTCCTCCAGTTCAACTGGAAAGCAGATGTGGTGGAGTCATGGATAG gagagaaggaaaacagtcTGAAGACAGATGATTATGGACGTGACCTCTCTTCAGTGCAAACCTTGCTCACCAAACAG GAAACGTTTGATGCTGGACTTCAGGCTTTCCAGCAGGAGGGAATTGCAAACATCACTGCTCTGAAAGACCAGCTGCTCGCAGCCAAGCACATCCAGTCCAAGGCCATCGAGGCCCGGCATGCTTCCTTGATGAAACGCTGGAATCAGCTACTGGCTAATTCTGCtaccaggaaaaagaaacttttggaGGCTCAGGAGCACTTCAGAAAG gTTGAGGATCTCTTCCTGACCTTTGCAAAGAAGGCCTCTGCCTTCAACAGTTGGTTTGAGAATGCTGAGGAGGACCTGACAGATCCTGTGCGCTGCAACTCCCTGGAGGAAATCAAAGCCCTGAGAGAAGCTCACGACGCTTTCCGTTCCTCCCTGAGTTCTGCCCAAGCTGATTTCAACCAGCTGGCAGAGCTTGATCGCCAGATCAAGAGCTTCCGTGTGGCCTCCAACCCCTACACTTGGTTCACTATGGAGGCTCTTGAAGAAACCTGGagaaatctgcagaaaattATCAAG GAACGTGaactggagctgcagaaggaacagcgaaggcaggaagaaaatgacAAACTGCGTCAGGAATTTGCTCAGCATGCCAATGCCTTCCATCAGTGGATTCAGGAGACCAG GACTTACCTGCTAGATGG CATAGCATATCGTCGTGTCATTCGTGTCTATCAGTATGAAGTTGGGGATGATCTATCTGgaag